The Devosia sp. A16 genome includes a window with the following:
- a CDS encoding alpha-glucosidase/alpha-galactosidase — protein sequence MANPKITFIGAGSSVFMKNIVGDILQREALTGAEIRLMDINPQRLEESAIIAGKLVNTLGVPATVKTFSNQREALDGTNFVVVCFQIGGYEPSTVVDFEVPKKYNLRQTIADTLGVGGIMRGLRTVPHLWSICEDMLEVAPEAVMLQYVNPMAINTWAIAEKYPTIKQVGLCHSVQGTAMELAHDLDIPYTEIRYRSAGINHMAFYLKFEHRQPDGSYRDLYPDLVRAYREGRAPKPTWNPRCPNKVRYEMLTRLGYFVTESSEHFAEYTPYFIKEGREDIIEKFGIPLDEYPKRCVEQIQKWKSTSEEYRKANTIEVKQSKEYASEIVNSVWTGEPGVIYGNVRNNGVITNLPFNAAVEVPCLVDASGIQPTYIGDLPPQLTALIRTNINVQELTVAALMTENKEHIYHAAMMDPHTAAELDLEQIWNLTDDLLAAHGDWIPAWARPAKQQRVA from the coding sequence ATGGCCAACCCCAAGATCACCTTCATCGGCGCCGGCTCGTCCGTGTTCATGAAGAACATCGTCGGCGACATCCTGCAGCGCGAGGCGCTGACCGGCGCCGAGATCCGCCTGATGGACATCAACCCGCAGCGCCTCGAAGAGAGCGCCATCATCGCCGGCAAGCTGGTGAACACCCTCGGCGTTCCGGCCACGGTGAAGACCTTCTCGAACCAGCGCGAGGCGCTGGACGGCACCAACTTCGTCGTCGTCTGCTTCCAGATCGGCGGTTACGAGCCGTCGACCGTCGTCGATTTCGAGGTGCCCAAGAAGTACAACCTGCGCCAGACCATCGCCGATACCCTCGGCGTCGGCGGCATCATGCGCGGCCTGCGCACCGTGCCGCACCTGTGGTCGATCTGCGAGGACATGCTGGAAGTCGCCCCCGAGGCGGTGATGCTGCAATACGTCAACCCGATGGCCATCAATACCTGGGCCATCGCTGAGAAGTACCCGACGATCAAGCAGGTCGGGCTCTGCCACTCGGTGCAGGGCACCGCCATGGAACTGGCCCACGATCTCGACATCCCATACACCGAGATCCGCTACCGCTCGGCCGGCATCAACCACATGGCCTTCTATCTCAAGTTCGAGCATCGCCAGCCCGACGGCTCGTATCGCGACCTCTACCCCGATCTGGTCCGCGCCTACCGCGAGGGCAGGGCGCCCAAGCCAACCTGGAACCCGCGCTGCCCCAACAAGGTGCGCTACGAGATGCTGACCCGTCTCGGCTATTTCGTCACCGAGAGCTCCGAGCACTTCGCCGAGTACACCCCGTACTTCATTAAGGAAGGGCGCGAGGACATCATCGAGAAGTTCGGCATCCCGCTGGACGAGTATCCCAAGCGCTGCGTCGAGCAGATCCAGAAGTGGAAGAGCACGTCCGAGGAGTACCGCAAGGCCAACACCATCGAGGTCAAGCAGAGTAAGGAATACGCCTCCGAGATCGTCAATTCGGTGTGGACCGGTGAGCCCGGCGTCATCTACGGCAACGTCCGCAACAACGGTGTCATCACCAACCTGCCGTTCAACGCCGCCGTCGAGGTGCCGTGCCTCGTCGACGCCTCGGGCATCCAGCCGACCTATATCGGCGACCTGCCGCCGCAACTGACGGCGCTGATCCGCACCAACATCAACGTGCAGGAACTGACCGTCGCGGCGCTGATGACCGAGAACAAGGAGCACATCTACCACGCCGCGATGATGGATCCGCACACCGCTGCCGAGCTTGATCTCGAGCAGATCTGGAACCTCACCGACGACCTGCTCGCCGCCCACGGCGACTGGATCCCGGCCTGGGCCCGCCCGGCCAAGCAGCAGCGCGTGGCGTAA
- a CDS encoding aminoglycoside phosphotransferase family protein, giving the protein MATLLNPTPDATMLSRALARWSLTRPTLLVETATSFVYRVERTGQPPAVLKLLKPGAGDDERNGGSLLVWYAGHGAVAIHGLARDAVLMELAEGETLGDVARAGRDAEATEILCDTVQKLHAPRDAAPPPSLTPLRERFEALFRVGAAAWPRQARDLVGRATGIAYNLFDRPMQSIPLHGDVHHDNIAHGSRGWVAIDPKGLLGDPAYDYANSFLNPEEGDDFVVSAPRVLRHSHAIAARTGIARRHLLAWASAHAALSAAWDIEDGNPVTQQISILPLLLGAYDAA; this is encoded by the coding sequence ATGGCTACGCTGCTCAACCCCACCCCCGACGCCACCATGCTCAGCCGCGCCCTGGCGCGCTGGTCGCTGACCCGTCCGACGCTGCTCGTCGAGACCGCCACCAGCTTCGTCTACCGCGTCGAGCGCACCGGCCAGCCGCCCGCCGTGTTGAAGCTGTTGAAGCCTGGCGCCGGCGACGACGAGCGCAACGGCGGCAGCCTGCTGGTCTGGTATGCCGGCCATGGCGCCGTCGCCATCCATGGTCTCGCCCGTGACGCCGTGCTGATGGAACTCGCCGAGGGCGAGACACTGGGTGACGTCGCGCGCGCCGGGCGCGACGCGGAGGCGACCGAGATCCTCTGCGACACCGTGCAGAAACTCCACGCGCCGCGCGACGCGGCGCCACCGCCCAGCCTGACGCCCTTGCGCGAGCGCTTCGAGGCCTTGTTCCGGGTCGGCGCCGCTGCCTGGCCGCGCCAGGCGCGGGACCTGGTCGGCCGCGCTACGGGCATTGCTTACAACCTGTTCGATCGCCCGATGCAGTCCATTCCGCTGCATGGCGACGTCCATCACGACAACATCGCTCATGGCAGTCGCGGCTGGGTCGCGATCGACCCCAAGGGCCTCTTGGGCGACCCCGCGTACGACTATGCCAACAGCTTCCTCAACCCTGAGGAGGGCGACGATTTCGTCGTCAGTGCGCCTCGTGTGTTGCGCCATTCCCACGCTATCGCCGCCCGCACCGGGATCGCGCGGCGGCACCTCCTGGCCTGGGCCTCGGCGCATGCCGCACTCAGCGCTGCCTGGGACATCGAGGACGGCAATCCGGTGACGCAGCAGATCAGCATCCTGCCGTTGCTGCTCGGCGCCTATGACGCTGCCTGA
- a CDS encoding CBS domain-containing protein — protein MKVSECMSTDVEICSPDDTIRSVARTMREIDAGAMPVGENDRLVGMITDRDICIRAVAEGMGPETRVRQVMSSSPRWCFEDEELSDVSDHMAEFKIRRLPVLNREKRLVGMISLGDVALADSGRESAHALQEISEPGGMHSQH, from the coding sequence ATGAAAGTCAGCGAATGCATGAGCACCGACGTCGAGATCTGCTCGCCCGATGACACCATCCGCTCCGTCGCGCGCACCATGCGCGAGATCGACGCCGGTGCGATGCCGGTTGGAGAGAACGACCGCCTCGTCGGCATGATCACCGATCGCGACATCTGCATCCGCGCGGTGGCGGAGGGCATGGGCCCTGAAACCCGCGTCCGCCAGGTGATGAGCTCCAGCCCGCGCTGGTGCTTCGAGGATGAGGAACTCTCCGACGTCTCCGACCACATGGCGGAGTTCAAGATCCGCCGGCTGCCCGTTCTCAACCGCGAGAAACGCCTCGTCGGCATGATCTCGCTCGGTGACGTGGCGCTCGCCGACTCGGGCCGCGAGAGCGCCCATGCGTTGCAGGAAATCTCCGAACCCGGCGGCATGCACAGCCAGCACTAA
- a CDS encoding EamA family transporter produces MTSPLDSWLFWALLSAVFAAMTAIFAKIGIENIDSDFATLIRTGVIVVVLTGIVLALGKFQPLATISGKTWVFLVLSGLATGASWLAYFRALKLGQAAEVAPIDKLSVVLVAIFGVLFLGEKLTVQSWIGVGLIALGAVTLAWKI; encoded by the coding sequence ATGACTTCGCCACTCGACAGCTGGCTGTTCTGGGCGTTGCTTTCGGCGGTTTTCGCGGCGATGACCGCGATCTTCGCCAAGATCGGCATCGAGAACATCGACAGCGACTTCGCGACGCTGATCCGCACCGGGGTGATCGTCGTCGTGCTGACCGGCATCGTCCTGGCGCTTGGGAAGTTCCAGCCGCTCGCTACGATCTCAGGCAAGACCTGGGTGTTCCTGGTGCTGTCCGGCTTGGCGACCGGGGCATCATGGCTCGCCTACTTCAGGGCGCTGAAGTTAGGCCAGGCGGCCGAGGTGGCGCCGATCGACAAGCTCAGCGTCGTGCTGGTGGCGATCTTCGGGGTGCTGTTCCTGGGCGAAAAGCTCACGGTACAGAGCTGGATCGGCGTGGGGTTGATCGCGCTGGGGGCGGTGACGTTGGCCTGGAAGATTTAG
- a CDS encoding AraC family transcriptional regulator, which produces MRQGDPKPIDPSKKPARGLLHKRVSFEHFELTRFEPSDDLAGWVEHHWMVLYDLGDRPPYTQRNLSHPNQHVVIDSRGETGIFGAATGVFETTLSGSGRVFATKFWPGAFRPFFGRAVSALSDTWLPVETVFSRTSESLQSEFSRLNDPVGMAERMEDLVRAQLPKADEKAGLARRIVRFAETNLELVSAGELAGVFGLGLRALQRLFDDYVGVSPKWVIDRYRMLEAVESLNAGGPETLTALAHRLGYFDQAAFNHAFEKLTGAAPGTFVARQEG; this is translated from the coding sequence ATGCGGCAGGGCGACCCGAAGCCGATCGATCCCAGCAAGAAGCCGGCGCGCGGGCTGCTGCACAAGCGGGTCAGCTTCGAGCATTTCGAGCTGACCCGGTTCGAACCGTCCGACGATCTCGCCGGCTGGGTCGAGCATCACTGGATGGTGCTCTACGATCTCGGGGATCGGCCGCCCTATACCCAGCGCAACCTCAGCCACCCGAACCAGCACGTGGTGATCGACTCGCGCGGCGAGACCGGCATTTTCGGAGCCGCGACCGGAGTGTTCGAGACGACGCTGAGCGGCTCGGGCCGGGTGTTCGCGACAAAGTTCTGGCCGGGCGCCTTCCGCCCGTTCTTCGGGCGGGCAGTGAGCGCCCTGAGCGACACCTGGCTGCCGGTAGAGACGGTGTTCTCGCGCACCTCCGAGAGTCTTCAGAGCGAGTTCAGCAGGCTCAACGATCCTGTCGGAATGGCAGAGCGAATGGAGGATCTGGTTCGCGCCCAGCTACCGAAGGCCGATGAGAAGGCAGGGCTGGCAAGGCGGATCGTGCGGTTCGCGGAAACGAACCTCGAACTGGTGTCTGCCGGGGAACTGGCTGGAGTCTTCGGTCTGGGGCTCAGGGCGCTGCAGCGGCTGTTCGACGATTACGTCGGAGTATCGCCCAAATGGGTCATCGATCGCTACCGCATGCTGGAAGCGGTGGAGAGCCTCAACGCCGGTGGACCGGAAACATTGACGGCGCTGGCGCATCGGCTGGGCTATTTCGACCAGGCGGCGTTCAACCATGCGTTCGAGAAGCTGACCGGCGCGGCCCCGGGCACATTCGTCGCCAGACAGGAAGGATGA
- a CDS encoding DUF3224 domain-containing protein, whose amino-acid sequence MKTAKGTILHNNWDEQPYHEAAPLKSTEARIDIVMHGAIEATGPGRYLMQYPTAETCHYSGYLVLNGTLDGKAGQFIIYEVGDWTNGVAASKWQIVDGSGTGELQGIAGQGSYAAEHDKTVHYELSYELG is encoded by the coding sequence ATGAAGACCGCCAAAGGCACGATTCTGCACAACAACTGGGACGAACAACCCTACCACGAAGCCGCGCCGCTGAAATCGACCGAAGCCAGGATCGACATCGTCATGCATGGCGCCATCGAGGCCACGGGCCCGGGGCGTTACCTCATGCAGTACCCGACCGCCGAAACCTGCCACTATTCCGGCTACCTGGTGCTGAACGGCACGCTCGACGGCAAGGCCGGACAGTTCATCATCTACGAAGTCGGCGATTGGACCAACGGCGTCGCCGCCAGCAAATGGCAGATCGTCGACGGCTCCGGCACCGGGGAACTGCAGGGCATCGCCGGGCAGGGCAGCTATGCCGCCGAGCACGACAAGACGGTGCATTACGAACTCAGTTACGAGCTTGGCTGA
- a CDS encoding tryptophan halogenase family protein, which produces MARQPHFVIVGGGTAGWIAAFIIRDSIRRLKLDAKLSVVESSKIPTVGVGEATTAAFHVFLTHFGIDIFEFFRKTEATYKLGIRHEDWRRKGYTYYGPIDDPHAVVRPPAGAPSDYLNVYAVSVNEPVQDMHLFGPLLKQKKAPWAQKPDGSLIPLGPFLPAYHFDQSLVGKFLKEKSSGVEIVDNVLTGVERDGGTGEVTALVFEDGQKLEGDFFIDATGFRKRLIVGEMQAPWISYQHELPVNRALPFWLPVEPGEEIANYTRAWAQEAGWMWQIPTQYRYGCGYVYSDEFRTPDEAHAEVERVLGRKIEVRGDIQFKIGRLEKAWINNVVAVGLSSSFLEPLESTSIHGTIVQMMMFAGQYLRDPPQMNQALRDDYNRRVGRQVDDFRTFVNTHYMTERDDTPFWREVRAHRIHPETKERLTRWKTEMPRREHFPDYLFGLPHVETQLHYPVLDGLGLLDPAVAKAEMARDPKLRKFARETHTGLVKEYKQAAQKALGHAAFLEVVRGMG; this is translated from the coding sequence ATGGCGAGGCAACCGCATTTCGTTATCGTGGGGGGCGGGACCGCGGGGTGGATTGCGGCCTTCATCATCCGGGATTCAATCAGGCGGCTGAAGCTCGACGCGAAGCTGAGCGTGGTTGAATCGTCGAAGATCCCGACCGTCGGCGTGGGCGAAGCGACCACCGCTGCGTTCCACGTCTTCCTCACGCATTTCGGCATCGACATCTTCGAGTTCTTCAGGAAGACCGAGGCCACCTACAAGCTCGGCATCCGGCACGAAGACTGGCGCCGCAAGGGCTACACCTATTACGGGCCGATCGACGACCCGCATGCGGTGGTGCGACCGCCGGCGGGAGCGCCATCGGACTATCTCAACGTCTATGCGGTGTCGGTGAACGAACCGGTGCAGGACATGCACCTGTTCGGGCCGCTGCTGAAGCAGAAGAAGGCGCCGTGGGCGCAGAAGCCCGATGGATCGCTGATCCCCCTGGGACCGTTCCTGCCGGCCTACCATTTCGACCAGTCGCTGGTCGGCAAGTTCCTCAAGGAGAAATCCAGCGGCGTCGAGATCGTCGACAACGTGCTCACCGGGGTGGAGCGCGATGGCGGGACGGGTGAGGTCACGGCACTGGTGTTCGAGGACGGCCAGAAGCTCGAAGGCGATTTCTTCATCGACGCTACAGGGTTCAGGAAACGGCTGATCGTCGGCGAGATGCAGGCCCCGTGGATATCGTACCAGCATGAGCTGCCGGTCAACCGCGCGCTGCCGTTCTGGCTGCCGGTGGAGCCGGGCGAGGAGATCGCGAACTATACCCGCGCCTGGGCGCAGGAAGCGGGCTGGATGTGGCAGATCCCGACGCAATACCGCTATGGCTGCGGCTATGTATACTCGGACGAATTTCGGACGCCGGACGAGGCGCATGCCGAGGTCGAGCGCGTCCTGGGCCGCAAGATCGAAGTGCGCGGCGACATCCAGTTCAAGATCGGGCGGCTGGAAAAGGCCTGGATCAACAACGTCGTCGCCGTGGGGCTGAGCTCGAGCTTCCTCGAGCCGCTGGAATCGACATCAATCCACGGCACGATCGTGCAGATGATGATGTTCGCCGGGCAGTACCTGCGCGATCCCCCGCAGATGAACCAGGCGCTGCGAGACGACTATAACCGGCGGGTGGGACGCCAGGTCGACGACTTCCGCACCTTCGTCAACACCCACTACATGACCGAGCGGGACGACACGCCGTTCTGGCGCGAGGTGCGGGCGCACCGGATTCACCCCGAGACGAAAGAGCGGCTCACGCGCTGGAAGACCGAGATGCCGCGGCGCGAACATTTTCCGGACTACCTGTTCGGGCTGCCGCACGTCGAGACGCAGTTGCACTACCCGGTGCTGGATGGATTGGGCCTGCTCGACCCGGCAGTGGCGAAGGCTGAGATGGCACGAGATCCCAAGCTCAGGAAGTTCGCGCGCGAGACTCATACGGGGCTCGTGAAGGAATACAAGCAGGCGGCGCAGAAGGCGCTGGGGCATGCGGCGTTTCTGGAGGTGGTGCGCGGGATGGGGTGA
- a CDS encoding amidohydrolase family protein: MRIIDTHLHLVYPDRFSYPWLSGAPAINKPWTVESYWAEAAPLGIEAALHMEVDVAEPQMTEESAFVLGLDRVIGAIANGRPEHANFERHLERLQGLGGVKGIRRLLQGQPAELSQTQTFIDNIRLLPRYGMTFDICVKSHELMLAPPLIEACPQTQFVLDHCGNPKIAEREWESWTTRMERVAELPNVVCKVSGILANVDDSWTVDQLRPYVEFVIETFGWDRVVWGSDHPVVTLFADLTRWVNASREIVGSASQEEQEKLFSINAERVYRL; the protein is encoded by the coding sequence ATGCGCATTATCGATACGCACCTGCACCTGGTCTATCCCGACAGGTTCTCCTATCCATGGCTGAGCGGCGCGCCGGCGATCAACAAGCCATGGACCGTCGAGAGCTATTGGGCCGAGGCGGCGCCGTTGGGAATTGAAGCCGCGCTCCATATGGAGGTGGACGTCGCGGAACCTCAGATGACCGAGGAGAGCGCGTTCGTGCTGGGCCTCGACCGGGTCATCGGGGCAATCGCCAACGGACGACCGGAGCATGCCAATTTCGAGCGGCACCTCGAGCGCCTGCAGGGGCTGGGGGGGGTGAAGGGCATCCGCCGTCTGCTGCAGGGCCAGCCGGCCGAACTGAGCCAGACGCAAACCTTCATCGACAATATCCGGCTGCTGCCGCGCTACGGCATGACCTTCGATATCTGCGTGAAATCGCACGAACTAATGCTGGCGCCACCGCTGATCGAGGCGTGCCCACAGACGCAGTTCGTGCTCGACCACTGCGGCAACCCCAAGATCGCCGAGCGCGAGTGGGAGAGCTGGACCACCCGGATGGAGCGGGTCGCCGAGCTGCCCAACGTGGTGTGCAAGGTTTCCGGCATCCTCGCCAATGTCGACGACAGCTGGACCGTCGACCAGCTCCGCCCCTATGTCGAGTTCGTCATCGAGACGTTCGGCTGGGATCGGGTGGTATGGGGCAGCGACCATCCGGTGGTGACGCTGTTCGCCGACCTCACCAGGTGGGTCAATGCCAGCCGGGAGATCGTCGGCAGCGCCAGCCAGGAGGAGCAGGAGAAGCTGTTCTCGATCAACGCGGAACGCGTGTACCGCCTCTAG
- a CDS encoding anti-sigma factor yields the protein MSTAFHGQIGDYVLGMLDGAELTAFEAELDRDPALAQQVAALRNRMQALDDTVTPARIPSDLWKRIEARLEPRVVPRSASWAQMRQQSWLLAASIVIAAGIGFVAGQQFGRPTQPVVIAVLVSDDAIPGAIVEAFANNSVHIVPLEVFEVPAGKVLEVWTKPNEEIGAVSLGRFARSQEIVLDGATLPLPQAGQLYEITLEDAPGSPTGKPTGPILAKGLARSPI from the coding sequence ATGAGCACCGCTTTCCATGGGCAGATCGGCGATTACGTACTTGGGATGCTGGACGGCGCTGAACTTACGGCGTTCGAGGCGGAACTCGATCGTGACCCGGCATTGGCGCAGCAGGTAGCGGCTTTGCGTAACCGGATGCAGGCGCTGGACGATACCGTGACACCGGCCCGTATACCGAGCGACTTGTGGAAGCGCATCGAGGCAAGGCTCGAACCGAGGGTGGTGCCCAGATCCGCGAGCTGGGCACAGATGCGCCAGCAGAGCTGGCTGCTGGCGGCCAGCATTGTGATCGCGGCGGGCATCGGCTTCGTCGCAGGGCAGCAGTTCGGCAGGCCGACGCAGCCGGTGGTGATAGCGGTGCTGGTGTCGGACGATGCGATACCCGGGGCGATCGTCGAAGCCTTCGCTAACAACAGCGTGCATATCGTGCCGCTGGAAGTGTTCGAGGTGCCGGCAGGCAAGGTGCTTGAGGTCTGGACGAAGCCGAACGAGGAGATCGGCGCCGTATCGCTTGGGCGATTCGCACGGTCGCAGGAGATCGTGCTGGATGGGGCGACGCTGCCGCTGCCGCAGGCGGGACAACTCTACGAGATCACTCTCGAAGACGCGCCGGGTTCCCCGACCGGCAAGCCGACGGGTCCCATCCTGGCCAAGGGTCTGGCACGATCACCTATCTAG
- a CDS encoding sigma-70 family RNA polymerase sigma factor gives MSDIRPAVSPETLLVRIAEADRAALAALFESEAGRLLAIARRIVRRSDLAEEVVQETFVAVWQRSRQFDPARGSARGWLTTMVRNRALNMLRDGGRLEFHDATTLEALSGREQDAVSAFQMLADSEGLKHCLGQLDEPKRRAVLLTYVVGMSNGEVAERLAVPLGTAKSWIRRSIATLQECMR, from the coding sequence GTGAGCGACATTCGCCCAGCGGTCAGCCCGGAAACTCTGCTGGTGCGGATAGCCGAGGCGGATCGCGCGGCGCTGGCTGCGCTGTTCGAGAGCGAGGCCGGGCGGCTGCTGGCGATTGCGCGGCGGATCGTCAGGCGGAGCGATCTGGCCGAGGAAGTTGTACAGGAGACGTTCGTTGCCGTGTGGCAGCGCTCCAGACAGTTCGACCCAGCACGGGGCAGCGCGCGCGGTTGGCTCACCACGATGGTCCGCAACCGGGCCTTGAATATGCTGCGTGACGGCGGGCGGCTGGAGTTCCACGACGCCACGACACTGGAGGCCCTGAGCGGACGCGAGCAGGACGCGGTTTCGGCGTTTCAGATGCTGGCGGACAGCGAAGGGCTGAAACACTGCCTTGGGCAACTGGATGAGCCGAAGCGACGGGCCGTGCTGCTGACCTATGTGGTCGGCATGAGCAATGGCGAAGTGGCCGAGCGGCTGGCGGTGCCGCTGGGAACCGCGAAGTCGTGGATAAGGCGCAGCATTGCGACCCTGCAGGAGTGCATGCGATGA
- a CDS encoding DUF4394 domain-containing protein has product MTARTSLAAIAAIGLAALPAAALAAPAVALVGDKTLVSFDTETGAAGASVDVTGVDSLLGIDVRPADKMLYGVAADGSVVTIDLASGAATAKSTLSEKLPAGVSASVDFNPVADRLRIVGSDGTNLRANVDDGMTTVDGKLNFDVADANAAATASVVAVAYTNSVGNPEKTAMYDIDTNLGLLQQTTPNDGVLATRGALGVTGTVYAFDIAATADLTNTAYLATSGALHTVNLETGAATKTVDLAIEGDVRDIAILPAM; this is encoded by the coding sequence ATGACTGCCCGCACCTCTCTCGCCGCCATCGCCGCCATCGGCCTCGCCGCGCTGCCCGCCGCCGCTCTCGCCGCCCCGGCCGTTGCCCTTGTCGGCGACAAGACCCTCGTCAGCTTCGACACCGAAACCGGCGCTGCCGGCGCCTCGGTGGACGTTACCGGTGTCGACAGCCTGCTCGGCATCGATGTTCGCCCCGCCGACAAGATGCTCTACGGCGTCGCCGCCGATGGCTCCGTCGTCACCATCGATCTTGCGAGTGGTGCCGCCACGGCGAAAAGCACGCTGTCGGAAAAGCTACCGGCCGGGGTTTCCGCGAGCGTCGATTTCAACCCCGTCGCCGATCGCCTTCGCATTGTCGGCTCGGATGGGACCAACCTGCGCGCCAACGTCGACGATGGCATGACCACCGTCGACGGCAAGCTCAACTTCGATGTCGCCGACGCCAACGCCGCAGCGACCGCCAGCGTCGTGGCGGTCGCCTACACCAACTCGGTGGGCAATCCCGAAAAGACCGCTATGTACGATATCGACACCAATCTGGGGCTGCTGCAGCAGACCACTCCGAATGATGGCGTCCTTGCCACGCGCGGCGCCCTTGGGGTCACCGGCACGGTCTATGCGTTCGACATAGCCGCGACTGCCGATCTTACGAACACCGCCTATCTCGCGACCAGCGGAGCGCTGCACACTGTCAACCTCGAAACCGGCGCCGCCACCAAGACTGTGGACCTCGCCATCGAAGGAGATGTGCGCGACATCGCCATCCTGCCCGCGATGTAA
- a CDS encoding Gfo/Idh/MocA family oxidoreductase → MGRSHALAYHRHPGFEIVGLVNRRMPKLEAELAGYTVRPDYAGALRELRPDLVSINTYTDTHADYAVMALEQGAHVFVEKPLAMTVADAERVVAAAKANGRKLVVGYILRHHPSWIRFIDEARRLGGPYAFRLNLNQQSSGANWQTHKTLMQTTSPIVDCGVHYVDVMCQITDARPVEVRGMGVRLSDEIAPDMYNYGALQVLFDDGSRGWYEAAWGPMVSENAFFIKDVMTPNGSVSIVMEPGARSDDLDTHTRTDQILVHRAALTADGGFAQADERISMQGEPHHDALCAREQDYVYRAIVEDIDLSRHMNDAVQSLRICIAADESIRSGLPVKL, encoded by the coding sequence ATGGGGCGGAGCCATGCGCTGGCCTACCACCGGCACCCCGGGTTCGAGATCGTCGGGCTGGTCAACCGGCGGATGCCGAAGCTCGAGGCAGAGCTGGCCGGCTACACGGTGCGGCCGGACTACGCGGGAGCATTGCGCGAGCTAAGACCAGATCTCGTCTCGATCAACACCTATACCGATACACACGCCGACTACGCGGTGATGGCGCTGGAACAGGGCGCGCACGTTTTCGTCGAAAAGCCGCTGGCGATGACGGTGGCCGATGCCGAGCGGGTCGTCGCGGCGGCCAAAGCCAATGGCCGGAAACTCGTCGTCGGCTATATCCTGAGGCACCACCCGAGCTGGATCCGCTTCATCGATGAAGCACGCAGGCTCGGCGGCCCCTACGCGTTCCGGCTCAACCTCAACCAGCAGTCGAGCGGCGCGAACTGGCAGACCCACAAGACGCTGATGCAGACGACGTCGCCGATCGTCGACTGTGGCGTGCACTATGTCGATGTGATGTGCCAGATCACCGACGCGAGACCGGTGGAGGTCCGCGGCATGGGGGTGCGGCTTTCGGATGAGATCGCGCCCGACATGTATAATTACGGCGCGCTGCAGGTGCTGTTCGATGACGGTTCGCGCGGCTGGTACGAGGCGGCGTGGGGGCCGATGGTCTCGGAGAACGCGTTCTTCATAAAGGACGTGATGACGCCGAACGGCTCAGTGTCGATCGTCATGGAGCCGGGCGCCAGGTCCGACGATCTCGATACCCACACCCGGACCGACCAGATCCTGGTGCATCGGGCAGCGCTCACCGCCGACGGTGGGTTCGCCCAGGCCGACGAGCGCATCTCGATGCAGGGGGAGCCGCACCATGACGCGCTGTGCGCCCGCGAGCAGGACTACGTCTATCGGGCGATCGTCGAGGATATCGACCTCAGCCGGCATATGAACGATGCCGTGCAGTCGCTGAGGATCTGCATCGCCGCCGACGAGAGCATCCGCAGCGGCCTGCCGGTGAAGCTCTGA
- a CDS encoding GntR family transcriptional regulator, protein MTSNNNALFTAEAVILPQGGPLYLQLKRWIEEAVARGAIRPGDALPSERDLAARVEVSRVTVRKAVQHLVRDGVLIQRHGSGTFVAPQQNRVEQSLSQLTSFTEDMARRGMAVHAIWLDRGLYDPSPEETVTLGLSPGERVARVARLRLSGDMPLAIERASLSAATLPDPGAVGASLYAHLEKSGNRPVRAIQRIRAANLDEDDARLLEIPQGAAALHIERVAYLPSGKVVELTRSVYRGDTYDFVAELRVGDASHK, encoded by the coding sequence TTGACCAGCAACAACAACGCCCTGTTTACTGCCGAAGCCGTCATCCTGCCGCAGGGTGGCCCGCTCTATCTGCAGCTCAAGCGCTGGATCGAGGAGGCGGTGGCGCGGGGCGCCATCAGGCCGGGCGATGCGTTGCCGTCCGAACGCGACCTCGCGGCGCGCGTAGAGGTTTCCCGGGTGACGGTGCGCAAGGCGGTGCAGCACCTGGTGCGCGATGGTGTGCTGATCCAGCGGCACGGCTCCGGCACCTTCGTCGCGCCGCAGCAGAATCGCGTCGAGCAGTCGCTCAGCCAGCTGACATCGTTCACCGAAGACATGGCGCGCCGCGGCATGGCCGTGCACGCGATCTGGCTGGACCGAGGACTTTACGATCCCTCACCGGAGGAAACCGTAACCCTTGGTCTGTCGCCCGGCGAGCGCGTTGCGCGCGTCGCCCGGTTGCGCCTCTCCGGCGACATGCCGCTTGCCATCGAGCGCGCTTCGCTGTCGGCAGCCACGCTTCCCGATCCGGGCGCTGTCGGCGCCTCGCTCTATGCTCATCTCGAGAAATCCGGCAACCGGCCGGTCCGTGCCATTCAGCGCATCCGCGCCGCCAATCTCGATGAGGACGACGCGCGCCTGCTCGAGATTCCCCAGGGTGCAGCCGCGCTGCATATCGAACGAGTCGCCTACCTTCCATCCGGGAAAGTTGTAGAACTGACCCGCTCGGTCTACCGCGGCGACACCTATGATTTTGTCGCTGAACTGAGAGTTGGCGACGCCTCCCACAAATGA